One Bacillus solimangrovi genomic window carries:
- a CDS encoding lysophospholipid acyltransferase family protein, protein MNLYKFGYVLVKGIFRTTYRVEVIGSENVPKDKGVLLCSNHISNFDPPMLGISFPRDVHYMAKEELFKLPVMKQVLLSLNAFPVRRGMSDKQALRQGLKLLKDGEVLGLFPEGTRSKTGELGEGMSGAGFFALRSNAEVVPAAIIGSYRPFSKVKVIIGEPIEMTKLREEKATAKDATEIIMSAIAKLIEKYK, encoded by the coding sequence GTGAATCTGTATAAGTTTGGTTATGTTCTAGTGAAGGGCATTTTTAGAACAACATACCGTGTTGAGGTAATTGGTTCTGAAAATGTTCCTAAAGATAAAGGTGTTTTATTGTGTTCCAATCATATTTCTAACTTTGATCCACCTATGCTTGGAATCTCGTTTCCTCGTGATGTACATTATATGGCAAAGGAAGAGTTATTTAAACTTCCAGTTATGAAGCAGGTTTTGTTAAGCTTAAACGCTTTTCCTGTTAGACGTGGAATGAGCGATAAGCAAGCGCTTCGCCAAGGTCTGAAATTGCTTAAGGATGGTGAAGTGTTAGGTTTGTTTCCTGAAGGCACCCGAAGTAAGACGGGGGAATTAGGTGAAGGAATGTCAGGTGCAGGTTTCTTCGCTTTGCGTTCAAATGCTGAAGTGGTTCCTGCTGCAATAATCGGCTCATATAGACCTTTTTCAAAAGTAAAAGTGATTATTGGTGAACCAATTGAAATGACTAAGCTACGTGAGGAAAAGGCTACAGCGAAAGATGCAACCGAAATAATTATGTCAGCAATCGCCAAATTGATTGAAAAATATAAATAA